In Crinalium epipsammum PCC 9333, the genomic window AAGAGTTCTACAAACAACGATTTGGCAGATCAAGTACGGAGTTTGTTGGCACAAGGTTGTCGTATTGGTATAGAGTATGCCGATGACCGCCGCTTCCGTAGCAATGCTTGGACAAGTGGTACATCAATCCAAACTCAAAACGCATCCCAGGCTCTCAGTGCCCTAGAAGGTTTTATGGGAGAACATACTGGGGAATATGTCCGGTTAATTGGGATTGATCCTAAAGCCAAGCGTAGAGTAGTTGAGCAAATAATTCAAAGACCAGACGGACCTGTAGTTGCTGCTGCTCCTGCTAATAAGGCTAGTAGCACTACTACTGCTAATCGCTCAAACAGTTCTTCTAATCGCTCAAACAGTTCTTCAAGCTACAAGAGTTCTGTTTTAAGTGACGAAACACTGAAAACAATCAAAGACTTATTAGCTCAAGGCTATAAGATTGGTTCGGAACACGCTGATGCGCGTCGCTTCCGCGTCGGTTCTTGGCACAGTTGTTCTCCGATTGACTCGAATAAACACTCTGAGGTAGTTCCAGCTTTGGAAGCTTGTCTCCAAGAACATAGCGGAGAGTATGTACGTTTAATTGGAATTGACCCCAAAGCCAAGCGCCGCGTCCAAGAGATGATTATTCAAAAGCCTTAGAACAAAAGCGGTAGCTGCTAAAAACTAGGGAAAAGGGGAGCAGTATTTCTCGTAGCAGGAGAAAAATTTGTTGCTGACTCTCCGTTTCCTATTCTCCTCATGTCCTATATTCCCAACGCCTCATGCACTTGCCGCTATTGCAGCCAATCAGCAACAATGATATTTACATAACAGGTGATGTGAGCATTGATGCCAGTGCTGCGATCGCACCTGGGGTAATTATTCAAGCAGATCCAGATAGTAAAGTTATTATTGGTGCTGGTGTTTGCATTGGTATGGGGACAATTCTTCATGCTCACAAAGGCACTCTAGAAGTAGAGGCAGGAGCAACTATCGGGGCTGGTGTTTTAGTAGTAGGCAATGTCAAAATTGCTACTCATGCTTGTATTGGTTCTCTGACAACGATATGGAATGAAACTGTTGCGCCTAATCAATTTGTTGTAGCGGGTTCTCTGATTGGAGATACGGGACGGCAAATTGCCGATTCTACAGAGGTTGTAGCTGAAAATGAATCAGCTACAAATGTAGCAACAGAAGCACAAGAGGAGTTAGCGTCTGTTAATACAAAAGATGCTACTTCCTTAACAGTTCCAGAAAATCAGAACGTAGACGCGGCTGCTCAAAATCCATCTGAATCACCACATATTAATGGTGCTGTTCCCATTTATGGGCAAGCTAGTCTCAACCGATTGTTACATACGCTGTTTCCTCACAATAAATCCCTGAATAGTTTGCCTGAAAACAGTTCTGAGTGACGATAGATAAAACTTACGCAACAAATAAATTCAAAATATTTGCTCTTTAGTTAATAATTACGGCTGCTTTTATCCTTTTGTTCCCTGTATTGTTAATTACAGCTTTAAAAGGCGTAATTTATGAGTATAATAAAATATATTATAATAGTGCTTTGAAGAGATTTTTATCCACAGATAAACACAGATGGACACAGATAAATATAGAGGTTTATTTAGATAAAAAATATTTTTATGATCGGCTTTAAGAGTCTATTATAAAAGTGATTTCAAGATGCTTTAACCGCAGATAAACGCAGATAAATGCAGATGTTTCTTAGGGATTAATTATTTTTATGAGAGGCTCTAAGTGCCACTTTTGGGAGTTGTCCCCCCACGCCAAGGATGAATTAATCTTAGGCTATAGGCATACTTAGATTAGAGGCTCCGTATTTTATCACGGAGGTTAGAAGTGGAAATATCATCAAGACTTGCCCGTTCTGAACAATCAGAGCAAACAAAAGATTTCCGAGACACTGCTGTTGGTATGGTCTCGACTCGTAGCTTTCCCGCAATTGTTGGCACAGCCGATATGATGCTGAAGTCATCAGGGGTAAGTTTAATCGGATTTGAAAAAATCGGTGGTGGTCACTGTACTGCAATTGTACGCGGTGGCATCTCTGATGTCCGTTTAGCTGTTGAATCTGGTGTACAGACGGCTGAACAGTTTGGTCAGCTTGTTTCATCTATAATAATTCCGCGACCAATGCCTAATTTGGAACTGATTTTTCCTATGGGTAGTCGCTTAATGGAATTATTTGATAAAAACGGTTACAGCCGCTTGAGTAATCAAGCGATTGGTTTATTAGAAACACGCGGATTTCCGGCGCTGGTGGGGGCCTCCGATGCCATGCTTAAGTCAGCCGATGTTTATCTATCTTCTTATGAAAAGATTGGTGATGGTTTGTGTACTGCGATTATTCGGGGTACTGTTGCCAATGTGGCGGTCGCTGTAGAAGCTGGGATGCTAGAAGCGGAGAGAATTGGCGAATTACACGCAGTTATGGTAATTCCAAGACCTTTAGATGATTTAGAGAAAAATTTGCCTGCTGCTAGTTGTTGGATAGAGGAAAAACCTCAACCTATCAATTTACCAATCAGCGTTAAAGAGGAAAAATCTCAGCCTATCAATTTACCAATCAGCGTTAAAGAAGTAGAAAAGGAATTTGTCGAGCTACCGGATTTAACTAAACTACCTATTCATATTGAAGAATATGAAGAATAGTTGCCTAAGATTTGAGCAATAATTAATTTTATGAGCAAAAATATCGCTTTTCTTGTTTTAGTTAGCGATCGCCTGCTGTATTAATACTTAAGGCAGATGATTTATCACTATAAACGAGCAAAGGATTAGCAGATAATTCAGATGGGTAACAACTGCTTTCCTAACTTAATCAAATGTAATTACACTCCGAATAGATTTACCTTCGTGCATCAAATCAAATGCTTTATTAATATCTTCAATCGGCATTACATCAGTAATTAACTCATCAATGACAATCTTCCCTTCCATATACCAATCAACAATTTTTGGTACATCACGCCGCCCTTTAGCACCACCAAACGCGCTTCCTTTCCAAACACGCCCAGTTACTAATTGAAAAGGACGAGTGGAAATTTCTTCACCTGCGCCAGCTACACCGATAATTACAGAGGTTCCCCACCCTTTATGGCAGCATTCTAAAGCTTGACGCATTAGCTTAACGTTGCCAATACACTCAAAAGCGTAGTCTGCACCACCACCAGTGAGATTAACTATATAAGGGACGAGATCACCCTCTACTTCTTTAGGATTGACAAAATGTGTCATCCCTAATTTTTCTGCTAAAGCTTTTTTGTCGGGGTTGATATCTACACCGACGATCATATTTGCCCCAACCATACGGGCAGCTTGAATTACATTTAATCCAATACCACCTAGTCCGAATACAACTACATTATCGCCTGCCTGTACATTGGCTGTGTTAATTACAGCGCCTATTCCGGTAGTGACTCCGCAACCTATTAAACAAACTTTATCAAATGGGGCATCTTCGCGAATTTTAGCTAAGGCAATTTCTGGTAATACGGTGTAATTAGCAAAGGTGGAAGTTCCCATGTAATGGTGTAACATTTGACCATCTAAGGAGAAACGGCTAGTACCATCGGGCATGACACCGCGCCCTTGAGTTTCACGTATTGCTTGGCAGAGATTGGTTTTACCAGAGAGGCAGAATTTACACTGGCGACATTCTGGAGTATATAAGGGAATAACGCGATTGCCTTTTTTTAAGCTAGTAACTCCAGCACCTATATCAACTACTATACCCGCCCCTTCATGCCCTAAAATTGTGGGGAAAAGTCCTTCAGGATCAGCACCGGAAAGAGTAAAAGCATCGGTGTGGCAAACTCCGGTTGCTTTAATTTCTACTAATACTTCTCCCTCTTTTGGCGCTTCTAAATCTACCATTTCTATGCTTAATGGTTGTTTTGGCGCGAAGGCGACTGCTGCTTTAACTTTCATACTGGTTACTGGGTACTAATTCAGCTTTTTTTAAATAAACTTCTTGCATAATTCAAATTTTAGATAATTAACCACAGATGCACACAGATAAACACAGATGTAATCAGTGATTTTTGCAAGAAGTATCATGTTTAATTCTGCTACAACTATTTTGATACAATTATTTAAGTTTTTAACGGAATAGTTGCGGATAAATCCTTCTCCACGCTAACACAGTGCAAACAATAATCCATATTATTAATAATAATAATTCCAATAACCAATATTTAGGCAGTTCTAATTGCCAGCGTAATAAATCTACTAAAGGTGAAAGAGGTAATGCCGTTGCAAAGTGTCTCAGGACTGGTGGCAGTGTTTCACGGGGGAAATATGTACCACAGACTGAGTACATAGGTACAACTAATAGAAAAAGGGGAACATTCATTTCGTCCAAGCTGCGGACAACCCCTGTGGTTAGTAGTCCCATTGCAGCAAATAACAGACTACCTAAAACAATTAGAGGCAAAGCTACAAAGAAGTTTCCTATAGGATAAAGCCCACATATAACTGTGACAAAAGCAGTAATTACACCGGAAATACAGCCGCGAGTTGCAGACCAAAATAAATCACCTAAAAATACTTCTGTAAATGTTAGGGGTGCTGTTAATAGTGCTTGCCAAACTTTTTGAAGTTTTAAGCGAACAAAACTACCATAAGCGCCTTCAAAATATGCTTGTGATAATACCGCAATTCCAATCATTCCAGGAGCTAAAAATTGTAGGTAACTAATGTTTTTATTAGCATATATCGCTACACCTACTAGGGGACTTAAACCAAATCCAAAAGCTGCTAAATAAACTAATGGCTCTAACATTGGGGGTAAAAAATTTACCAGCCAAGTTTTCTGATAAACCTTGAAGTGACGATACCAAGCTGAATATACTCCCCATAATGTAATTTTTAAATTGCCTTTCATAATTTTAAAATTAATTGTTAATTGTTCAAGACATTTCCTGTTAACCGTAAAAAAACATCTTCTAGGTTGGCGCGTCTGCGTGTCAAATTTGTAGGCTGAGTAGCTACAATTTTTTCCCAAACTAAGTTGGGATTATCTAAAGGTAAAGTTAATAAATAATTGTTGCCAAAGGCACGATACCAACTGTTTGT contains:
- a CDS encoding S-(hydroxymethyl)glutathione dehydrogenase/class III alcohol dehydrogenase, whose protein sequence is MKVKAAVAFAPKQPLSIEMVDLEAPKEGEVLVEIKATGVCHTDAFTLSGADPEGLFPTILGHEGAGIVVDIGAGVTSLKKGNRVIPLYTPECRQCKFCLSGKTNLCQAIRETQGRGVMPDGTSRFSLDGQMLHHYMGTSTFANYTVLPEIALAKIREDAPFDKVCLIGCGVTTGIGAVINTANVQAGDNVVVFGLGGIGLNVIQAARMVGANMIVGVDINPDKKALAEKLGMTHFVNPKEVEGDLVPYIVNLTGGGADYAFECIGNVKLMRQALECCHKGWGTSVIIGVAGAGEEISTRPFQLVTGRVWKGSAFGGAKGRRDVPKIVDWYMEGKIVIDELITDVMPIEDINKAFDLMHEGKSIRSVITFD
- a CDS encoding hexapeptide repeat-containing transferase, which gives rise to MHLPLLQPISNNDIYITGDVSIDASAAIAPGVIIQADPDSKVIIGAGVCIGMGTILHAHKGTLEVEAGATIGAGVLVVGNVKIATHACIGSLTTIWNETVAPNQFVVAGSLIGDTGRQIADSTEVVAENESATNVATEAQEELASVNTKDATSLTVPENQNVDAAAQNPSESPHINGAVPIYGQASLNRLLHTLFPHNKSLNSLPENSSE
- a CDS encoding ABC transporter permease, giving the protein MKGNLKITLWGVYSAWYRHFKVYQKTWLVNFLPPMLEPLVYLAAFGFGLSPLVGVAIYANKNISYLQFLAPGMIGIAVLSQAYFEGAYGSFVRLKLQKVWQALLTAPLTFTEVFLGDLFWSATRGCISGVITAFVTVICGLYPIGNFFVALPLIVLGSLLFAAMGLLTTGVVRSLDEMNVPLFLLVVPMYSVCGTYFPRETLPPVLRHFATALPLSPLVDLLRWQLELPKYWLLELLLLIIWIIVCTVLAWRRIYPQLFR
- a CDS encoding BMC domain-containing protein codes for the protein MEISSRLARSEQSEQTKDFRDTAVGMVSTRSFPAIVGTADMMLKSSGVSLIGFEKIGGGHCTAIVRGGISDVRLAVESGVQTAEQFGQLVSSIIIPRPMPNLELIFPMGSRLMELFDKNGYSRLSNQAIGLLETRGFPALVGASDAMLKSADVYLSSYEKIGDGLCTAIIRGTVANVAVAVEAGMLEAERIGELHAVMVIPRPLDDLEKNLPAASCWIEEKPQPINLPISVKEEKSQPINLPISVKEVEKEFVELPDLTKLPIHIEEYEE